A window of Salvelinus alpinus chromosome 31, SLU_Salpinus.1, whole genome shotgun sequence contains these coding sequences:
- the LOC139561807 gene encoding prefoldin subunit 3-like, with protein MATTIDSSNAVQATSKKHLGIPEAIFVEDVESFMKQPGNDTADAVLRKLDEQYQKYKYMELNLAQKKQRLKSQIPQIKQTLEILRHMQKKKETTDPMETHFLLADNVYCKASVPPTDKVCLWLGANVMLEYDIDEAQSLLEKNLATASRNLDSLEEDLDFLRDQFTTTEVNMARVYNFDVKRRSKDNLKSVKKS; from the exons ATGGCGACGACCATAGACAGCAGCAATGCCGTACAGGCGACAAGCAAAAAGCATCTCGGAATCCCCGAAGCAATATTTGTG GAGGATGTCGAGTCGTTTATGAAGCAGCCAGGCAACGACACCGCAGACGCCGTATTGAGGAAACTGGATGAACAGTACCAGAAATACAAATATATGGAGCTCAACTTGGCGCAGAAGAAACAAAG GTTGAAAAGCCAGATCCCACAGATCAAGCAGACTCTAGAAATCCTTCGACACATGCAGAAGAAGAAG GAAACCACAGACCCGATGGAGACACACTTCCTATTGGCTGACAACGTTTACTGCAAGGCGTCAGTCCCGCCCACCGACAAAGTGTGCCTGTGGCTAGGG GCCAATGTGATGTTGGAGTATGACATCGACGAGGCCCAGTCTCTTCTGGAGAAGAACCTAGCGACCGCATCACGCAACCTGGACTCCCTGGAGGAAGACCTGGACTTCCTCAGAGACCAGTTCACCACCACCGAAGTCA ACATGGCACGGGTCTACAACTTTGACGTTAAAAGGAGGAGCAAGGACAACCTCAAATCAGTCAAGAAGTCTTGA